One genomic segment of Marinitoga piezophila KA3 includes these proteins:
- the rpmG gene encoding 50S ribosomal protein L33: MAAKSPVLTVSLKCTECNRRNYYKTRKRTFKKKLEFRKYCPHCNKHTLHVESKI, from the coding sequence ATGGCAGCTAAAAGTCCTGTTTTAACTGTATCATTAAAATGTACAGAATGTAATAGAAGAAATTACTACAAAACAAGAAAAAGAACATTTAAAAAGAAATTGGAATTCAGAAAATACTGTCCACACTGTAACAAGCACACATTACATGTTGAATCAAAGATATAA
- the secE gene encoding preprotein translocase subunit SecE — MSKFWIFLSSVWQEAKKVKWPNKKEALTSTLIVVAILIFVSVYLFLIDYGFLNLFTKFIYPLIGIKTGMGTGSTQ; from the coding sequence ATGTCAAAGTTCTGGATATTCCTTAGCTCAGTATGGCAGGAAGCAAAAAAAGTAAAATGGCCAAATAAAAAAGAAGCATTAACATCAACATTAATAGTTGTTGCGATATTGATATTTGTATCAGTTTATTTGTTCTTAATTGATTATGGGTTCTTAAACTTATTTACTAAATTCATATATCCCTTAATTGGTATAAAGACAGGAATGGGAACCGGATCAACTCAATGA
- a CDS encoding transcription termination/antitermination NusG family protein, with protein MRKKWYILQTFSGMENKVKELIEEKARLFEKEKFFGKILIPEESEIDLTNKKVDRIVVEKDAIIHVKNGDNVKKGDIIAEEPEVIVKRSGVISEIKNFRRIIIETKDRKYLKDYTIPESAKIMGGLKINTPVEIGMPLAAEGGYESAFDGTVVAVEKLKRIVVSTDDHGEDLYYIYKDNFDSAAFRKGTYVEKGQMLSNKKEFKAKSSGKVEIRDFGSWKQIIILKTRISRLFPGYMFIEMILNKETQEMVKNIPYVINFINIGGTPVQLKNKEVKALLRLTGEESYEVKESKIRVDYEVGEHVRIINGPFEFFTGKITEIDLHKQTVKVTINMFGRETDVELGLTEIEKIS; from the coding sequence ATGCGTAAAAAATGGTATATTTTGCAAACTTTTTCAGGAATGGAGAATAAAGTAAAAGAATTAATTGAAGAAAAAGCCAGATTGTTTGAAAAGGAGAAGTTCTTTGGTAAAATTCTTATTCCTGAAGAAAGTGAAATAGACTTAACAAATAAAAAAGTTGATAGAATTGTTGTTGAAAAAGATGCGATAATTCATGTAAAAAATGGCGATAATGTCAAAAAAGGTGATATTATTGCTGAAGAGCCGGAAGTAATAGTAAAAAGATCAGGAGTTATTTCTGAAATAAAAAATTTTAGAAGAATAATTATTGAAACAAAAGATAGAAAGTATTTAAAAGATTATACAATACCAGAAAGTGCAAAAATAATGGGAGGATTAAAAATTAATACTCCTGTAGAGATAGGAATGCCTCTTGCAGCAGAGGGAGGATATGAATCAGCTTTTGATGGTACTGTTGTAGCTGTTGAAAAATTAAAAAGAATAGTTGTAAGTACTGATGATCATGGTGAAGATTTATACTATATATATAAAGATAATTTTGATTCAGCTGCTTTTAGAAAAGGGACATATGTAGAAAAAGGTCAAATGTTATCAAATAAAAAAGAATTTAAAGCAAAATCTTCTGGTAAGGTTGAAATTAGAGATTTTGGATCATGGAAACAGATAATTATATTAAAAACAAGAATATCCAGGTTATTTCCGGGTTATATGTTTATTGAAATGATTTTAAACAAAGAAACACAGGAAATGGTAAAAAATATTCCATATGTAATAAACTTTATAAATATAGGCGGAACGCCTGTGCAATTGAAAAATAAAGAAGTAAAAGCTTTATTAAGATTAACAGGTGAAGAATCATATGAAGTAAAAGAAAGTAAAATAAGAGTTGATTATGAAGTTGGAGAACATGTAAGAATAATAAATGGTCCATTTGAATTCTTTACAGGTAAAATTACAGAAATTGATTTACATAAACAAACTGTTAAAGTAACAATTAATATGTTTGGTAGAGAAACAGATGTAGAATTAGGTTTAACTGAAATAGAAAAAATTAGCTAA
- the rplK gene encoding 50S ribosomal protein L11 — MAKKVARVVKLQLPAGKATPAPPVGPALGQHGVNLMEFCKKFNAATADKAGMIIPVEITVFEDRSFTFTLKTPPASFLILQAAGLKKGANNPGREIVGKITTTQVKEIAEIKMPDLNARTIEAAMEIIKGTARNMGIEVVEG, encoded by the coding sequence ATGGCAAAAAAAGTTGCAAGGGTAGTTAAATTGCAATTACCTGCAGGTAAAGCCACACCTGCGCCACCAGTTGGTCCTGCATTAGGTCAGCATGGTGTAAACTTGATGGAATTCTGTAAAAAATTCAACGCAGCAACAGCTGATAAAGCTGGAATGATTATTCCTGTTGAAATTACAGTATTTGAAGACAGATCATTTACATTTACATTGAAAACCCCCCCAGCTTCCTTCTTGATCTTACAGGCAGCTGGACTTAAAAAAGGTGCAAACAACCCAGGAAGAGAAATTGTTGGAAAGATCACAACAACACAGGTAAAAGAAATCGCAGAAATCAAGATGCCCGACTTAAACGCAAGAACAATTGAAGCTGCAATGGAAATAATAAAAGGTACAGCAAGAAACATGGGCATCGAAGTAGTAGAAGGTTAA
- the rplA gene encoding 50S ribosomal protein L1, with translation MSRHGKRYLEARKLIDREKFYSLDEALELLPKIATAKFDESVELHIILGIDPRKSDQQVRGNISLPHGTGKNVRVLVFAKGEKVKEALDAGADYAGSDELIQKINEGWTDFDVAIATPDMMREIGRLGKVLGPRGLMPSPKGGTVTNDVADAVKEFKAGKIEVRNDKTGNLHVAVGKKSFEPAKLKENIVEALQQIEKMRPSAAKGKFIRKVSLAPTMGPGMKINVSEFLTEK, from the coding sequence ATGTCAAGACATGGTAAAAGATACTTAGAAGCAAGAAAATTAATTGATAGAGAAAAATTCTATTCACTTGATGAAGCATTAGAATTATTACCAAAAATTGCAACTGCAAAATTCGATGAAAGTGTTGAATTACATATAATTCTTGGAATTGATCCAAGAAAAAGTGATCAGCAGGTAAGAGGTAACATCTCATTACCACATGGAACAGGTAAAAATGTAAGAGTTCTTGTTTTCGCTAAAGGTGAAAAAGTTAAGGAAGCATTAGATGCTGGTGCTGATTATGCAGGATCAGACGAATTAATTCAGAAAATCAACGAAGGTTGGACAGACTTTGATGTTGCAATTGCAACACCTGATATGATGAGAGAAATTGGAAGATTAGGTAAAGTATTAGGTCCAAGAGGATTAATGCCATCACCAAAAGGTGGAACAGTAACAAATGATGTTGCTGATGCAGTAAAAGAATTTAAAGCTGGTAAAATTGAAGTTAGAAACGATAAAACAGGTAACTTACATGTTGCTGTAGGTAAAAAATCATTTGAACCAGCAAAATTAAAAGAAAATATCGTTGAAGCATTACAACAAATAGAAAAAATGAGACCATCAGCAGCTAAAGGTAAATTTATCAGAAAAGTTTCTTTAGCACCTACAATGGGTCCTGGAATGAAAATAAACGTTTCAGAGTTTTTAACTGAAAAGTAA
- the rplJ gene encoding 50S ribosomal protein L10 encodes MLTRAQKAEMLKELESAFKDSSIVVFVDFKGMSVAESNDFRTDLFKKFEDKVVFRVYRNALIKTAIKNAGLNLEDYEEFLNGNTALLYTKEADPIETLKVLVEFKKKLKKDTPAIKAGILEGKLFTPEEAEELAKLPSKEQLLAMLVGGLNAPISGLVGALSGILRKFVYALNAIKEEKEKQ; translated from the coding sequence GTGTTAACAAGAGCTCAAAAAGCAGAAATGCTCAAAGAATTAGAAAGTGCATTTAAAGATTCTTCAATAGTTGTTTTCGTAGATTTTAAAGGTATGTCTGTTGCTGAATCAAATGATTTCAGAACAGATTTGTTCAAAAAATTCGAAGACAAGGTTGTATTCAGGGTTTATAGAAATGCATTGATAAAAACAGCTATTAAAAATGCAGGTTTAAACCTTGAAGACTATGAAGAATTCTTAAATGGTAACACAGCTTTACTTTACACAAAGGAAGCTGATCCAATTGAAACATTAAAAGTATTGGTAGAATTCAAGAAAAAATTAAAGAAGGATACACCAGCTATTAAAGCAGGTATTCTTGAAGGAAAACTCTTCACACCAGAAGAAGCAGAAGAATTGGCAAAACTTCCATCAAAGGAACAGTTGCTTGCTATGCTTGTTGGTGGCTTAAATGCTCCTATTTCAGGTTTGGTTGGTGCATTAAGCGGTATCTTGAGAAAGTTCGTATATGCTTTAAACGCTATTAAAGAAGAAAAAGAAAAACAATAA